From a single Silene latifolia isolate original U9 population chromosome 6, ASM4854445v1, whole genome shotgun sequence genomic region:
- the LOC141588637 gene encoding uncharacterized protein LOC141588637: protein MEILSRMLRVIHRQQQVTYHPKCGKLGLNQLIFADDLMIFVRGDVPSVKAVTDSLQTFASMSGLKANPEKTNIYMGGIREEVKQTILSNTGFIEGYFPFRYLGVPINEGRLNKTMFADLLNKIQKAMSYWATHMLSYAGKITLINTVIFGLEQYWCATLLIPKGVMKIITKFCRQFLWQSEEGARKLIMKSWTSCCYPHNEGGFNIKEILAWNKCILCKWIWAIDSSSSSTWTQWNMVYNIKAHNFWDMQIQPQHSESWRSILYVRDELVSKSGGVALAQSFLNSCVKAGKLKLRLLYDIFREKGVKQPWTRGVWHRAVLPKHSFILVLAMQRKLATIDSLSKKGFCLVNRCILCKQQSETHRHLFFQCHFAAEIWSNVLAWLKLYNRTMDVGKELRWLAGRRVRKHWKSSWIASCLGATVYCIWEERNARIFKDIERTVEYVTKRIQFFVSTRLLFVTHPSYEDEITRILGSVV, encoded by the coding sequence ATGGAAATATTGTCAAGAATGCTGAGAGTGATACACAGGCAGCAACAAGTTACTTACCATCCAAAGTGTGGCAAATTAGGACTAAATCAACTTATCTTTGCAGATGACTTAATGATCTTTGTTAGGGGTGATGTTCCTTCTGTCAAAGCCGTTACTGATTCATTGCAAACCTTTGCTAGCATGTCTGGGTTGAAGGCTAACCCTGAAAAAACAAACATCTACATGGGAGGAATAAGGGAAGAAGTGAAGCAGACTATCTTGAGTAATACTGGATTTATTGAAGGATACTTCCCTTTCAGATATTTGGGAGTTCCCATAAATGAAGGCAGATTGAATAAGACCATGTTTGCTGATTTATTGAACAAGATACAGAAAGCAATGAGTTACTGGGCTACTCACATGCTCTCTTATGCAGGCAAAATTACCTTGATTAATACTGTCATTTTTGGACTGGAGCAGTACTGGTGTGCCACTTTGTTGATTCCAAAAGGAGTTATGAAGATAATCACTAAATTTTGCAGGCAATTTCTTTGGCAATCAGAGGAAGGAGCAAGGAAGCTCATAATGAAGAGTTGGACATCTTGTTGTTATCCACATAATGAGGGAGGGTTCAATATAAAAGAAATTTTGGCCTGGAACAAATGTATCTTATGCAAATGGATATGGGCAATTGATAGTTCCTCAAGTAGTACATGGACCCAATGGAATATGGTATACAACATTAAAGCTCACAATTTCTGGGATATGCAGATTCAACCTCAGCATTCAGAGAGTTGGAGGAGTATCTTGTATGTGCGGGATGAACTGGTTTCTAAGTCTGGAGGAGTGGCACTGGCACAATCTTTTCTGAACAGCTGTGTTAAGGCAGGTAAACTGAAACTCAGATTGCTGTATGATATTTTCAGGGAGAAAGGGGTGAAACAGCCATGGACACGGGGAGTTTGGCATAGAGCTGTCCTTCCAAAGCATAGTTTCATACTGGTTCTAGCAATGCAAAGGAAGTTGGCTACAATTGATAGTTTGAGCAAGAAAGGGTTTTGTCTGGTGAATCGTTGCATTCTATGTAAGCAACAATCTGAAACACATAGGCACTTGTTCTTTCAGTGCCACTTTGCTGCTGAAATTTGGAGTAATGTTTTGGCTTGGTTGAAACTTTACAATAGAACTATGGATGTGGGAAAGGAACTTCGTTGGCTGGCAGGGAGAAGGGTAAGGAAGCATTGGAAATCATCTTGGATTGCTAGTTGCTTAGGTGCTACTGTCTATTGCATATGGGAAGAGAGAAATGCACGTATTTTCAAAGACATTGAACGCACGGTAGAATATGTTACAAAACGAATTCAATTCTTTGTAAGTACTCGGTTATTATTTGTAACTCACCCGTCTTATGAGGATGAGATAACTAGAATTCTTGGTTCAGTAGTCTAA